Proteins from a single region of Chloroherpeton thalassium ATCC 35110:
- a CDS encoding complex I subunit 4 family protein, whose translation MLSLIVFLPIIAFVIVLAIPGSQKQIIRFVSLAAAIAQGVLSVILWQGYDKTMPGIVAGSNGNVSETFQFVERLDWITLNFGRFGTLNIEYFLGVDGLSITMVLLTALISIIGVVSSWTIQKQVKGYFLLYNLLSMAMMGCFVALDFFLFYVFWEIMLLPMYFLIGIWGGPNREYAAIKFFLYTLFGSVFMLLVLIGLYFSVIDPATGNHTFSMVAMVDQANYIPGSIFGPESTFWRYAAFIALFVGFAIKVPMFPFHTWLPDAHVEAPTPISVILAGVLLKLGTYGMLRINFPFFPEVFTDLAYVIGVFGAINIIYGALCALAQLDLKKMVAYSSISHMGYVLLGMAAINTEGMSGALFQMFNHGTITAMLFLLVGVIYDRAHSRQIEKFGGLSSYMPVYSGILTMAFFASLGLPGLSGFISEAFIFVGSFSSEVTRPIAMVSVLGIVFGAAYLLWSLQRMFLGKRRPDALYELHEDENGHQEIHFHDWTGKNDVDARELSMLIPLGIIVLFLGIYPMPVLGLMTESINKLVDVLTTVSSVAMN comes from the coding sequence ATGCTATCACTAATAGTCTTTTTGCCGATTATTGCGTTTGTCATTGTATTAGCAATTCCCGGTTCTCAGAAACAAATCATCCGATTTGTCTCTTTAGCAGCGGCCATTGCACAGGGTGTTCTGTCTGTTATTTTATGGCAAGGGTATGATAAAACGATGCCTGGTATTGTAGCCGGTAGCAATGGTAATGTCAGCGAGACATTTCAGTTCGTTGAGCGTTTGGATTGGATTACGCTAAACTTTGGCCGGTTCGGCACATTGAATATTGAGTATTTCCTCGGTGTTGACGGTCTTTCCATCACGATGGTTTTGCTCACCGCATTAATTTCCATCATTGGTGTCGTGTCCAGTTGGACAATCCAAAAGCAGGTTAAAGGATATTTTCTGCTTTATAATTTGCTTAGCATGGCCATGATGGGCTGCTTTGTGGCACTTGACTTTTTCCTATTCTATGTGTTCTGGGAAATCATGCTTCTTCCGATGTACTTCTTAATCGGTATTTGGGGTGGTCCAAATAGAGAATATGCAGCGATCAAGTTTTTCCTTTATACCTTGTTCGGTTCAGTGTTCATGCTTCTCGTTTTAATTGGTTTATACTTCAGCGTCATTGATCCAGCAACTGGTAATCATACATTCAGCATGGTGGCTATGGTTGACCAAGCCAATTACATTCCAGGTTCAATTTTTGGCCCTGAAAGCACTTTCTGGCGCTATGCGGCGTTTATCGCGCTGTTTGTTGGGTTTGCAATTAAAGTTCCGATGTTTCCGTTCCATACATGGCTGCCAGACGCTCACGTTGAAGCACCAACTCCGATTTCTGTTATTCTTGCGGGCGTGCTTCTAAAGCTCGGTACTTATGGCATGCTTCGTATTAATTTCCCATTCTTCCCTGAAGTCTTCACCGACTTGGCGTATGTCATTGGTGTGTTCGGTGCGATTAATATTATATATGGTGCGTTGTGTGCGCTTGCGCAGCTTGACTTGAAAAAGATGGTTGCTTATTCTTCCATCAGTCACATGGGTTATGTGTTGCTCGGCATGGCTGCTATCAACACTGAAGGTATGTCTGGCGCATTGTTTCAGATGTTTAACCACGGCACGATCACGGCGATGCTCTTCTTATTGGTTGGTGTAATTTACGACCGTGCTCACAGCCGTCAGATTGAAAAATTCGGTGGTCTTTCTTCTTACATGCCAGTTTACTCAGGCATTTTGACGATGGCTTTCTTTGCCTCTCTTGGCTTGCCTGGATTAAGCGGATTTATCTCAGAAGCTTTTATTTTCGTTGGTAGCTTCAGCTCAGAAGTTACTCGCCCAATTGCGATGGTTTCCGTACTTGGTATTGTGTTTGGTGCAGCGTATCTCTTATGGTCGTTGCAGCGCATGTTCTTAGGCAAGCGTCGTCCAGATGCGTTGTATGAATTGCATGAGGATGAAAATGGTCATCAAGAAATTCATTTCCACGATTGGACAGGGAAAAATGATGTGGATGCTCGCGAGTTATCTATGTTGATTCCTCTTGGCATCATTGTGCTTTTCCTTGGAATTTATCCAATGCCGGTTTTGGGCTTAATGACAGAAAGCATTAATAAGCTTGTAGATGTTCTCACGACCGTTAGTAGTGTTGCAATGAATTGA